The sequence GGGTGGCGCCGTGCTGGGCATGGCGTTGTACACGGGCGTGCTCGATGCACGCCGACTGGCAGAGGAATTCGGCGTATGACCGTCGTGGTGCGGGAATCGAACGAAACGAAGATCCGGTTGAGCATCACCAGGGGAACCGGCCGTGCCACCGTGTCCACGGGGGAGCCGTTTCTCGATCACATGCTGGTGGCGTTTGCGCGGTACGCGGGTGTGGATCTCGACGTGCAGGCCACGGGCGATCTGCGTCATCATCTCATCGAGGATGTGGCCATCACGCTGGGGCAGGCGGTGGCCGCGTTCGCGCCTGCCGGGTGTGCGCGTTACGGTGAACGCACCGTCCCCATGGACGATGCGCTGGTGCAGGTCGTGCTCGATATCGGGGGACGTCCGTACTATCGCGGTCCGCTGCCGTCGAAGCTGTACGATCATTTCCTGCGATCGTTCGCTGACAATGCAAAAGCCACGGTGCACGTGCGGGTCCTGCGCGGCACCGATCGTCACCACATCGTGGAAGCGGCCATGAAGGGGCTGGGCCTCGCCCTGCGGGAAGCGCTCGTGGAGACCGGTGCGGTGTTCAGCACCAAGGGGTCGGTGACACTCGGGATCACGGACTGATCGATGCTCACCAGACGGGTCATCGTGTGTCTCGATGTGCGGGGCGGTCGTGTGGTGAAGGGCGTGAACTTCGTGGGATTGCGCGACGTCGGCGATCCGGTGGCGCTCTCCGAGCGATACGAACTGGAAGGGGCCGACGAGATCACGTTTCTCGATATCTCGGCCAGCGCCGAGGAACGGGCCACGCTGCTGGACGTGGCGCGACGCACGGCGGAACGCCTGTTCATTCCGCTCACCATTGGCGGCGGTATCCGCACGGTCGACGATGTGGCGCGGGCCCTCCGTGCCGGTGCCGACAAGGTGTCACTCAACTCCATCGCCGTGCAGCATCCGGAGATTCTCACGCTTGCCGCAGAACGGTTTGGTGCGCAGTGCGTGGTGGCCAGCATCGACGCCAAACGTGATGGGGACGGCGTGTACAAGGTGTGGGTGAAAGGTGGACGGGAAGAAACCAAGCTCGAGGCGGTGGCCTGGGCGGAGGAGTGCGTGGAACGCGGCGCCGGCGAGATCCTGCTCACCAGCATCGATCGGGATGGCGCGCGCACGGGATACGATCTCGAACTCACACGCGCCGTGACCAGAGCGGTGAACGTGCCGGTGATCGCCTCCGGCGGCGCGGGTGCACCGGAACATCTCGTGGATGCGGTGACGAAAGCGAATGCCGATGCGGTGCTGGTGGCCGGCATCCTGCACGACGGACTCACCACGGTGGGCGCATTGAAGGCCGCCATGCGTGATGCGGGCATTGCGGTACGTGAAAGTATCGCACGAACGGAGGCGGCATGAACCAGAGCAACCGGATCGTTGCACCGGCATCACTGATGCAGGCGGCCGCCGAAGTGGCGCAACTGGCGGCGAACACCGCCATGCGCTGGTATCGCGACCGCG comes from Gemmatimonas aurantiaca and encodes:
- a CDS encoding imidazoleglycerol-phosphate dehydratase — encoded protein: MTVVVRESNETKIRLSITRGTGRATVSTGEPFLDHMLVAFARYAGVDLDVQATGDLRHHLIEDVAITLGQAVAAFAPAGCARYGERTVPMDDALVQVVLDIGGRPYYRGPLPSKLYDHFLRSFADNAKATVHVRVLRGTDRHHIVEAAMKGLGLALREALVETGAVFSTKGSVTLGITD
- the hisF gene encoding imidazole glycerol phosphate synthase subunit HisF; the protein is MLTRRVIVCLDVRGGRVVKGVNFVGLRDVGDPVALSERYELEGADEITFLDISASAEERATLLDVARRTAERLFIPLTIGGGIRTVDDVARALRAGADKVSLNSIAVQHPEILTLAAERFGAQCVVASIDAKRDGDGVYKVWVKGGREETKLEAVAWAEECVERGAGEILLTSIDRDGARTGYDLELTRAVTRAVNVPVIASGGAGAPEHLVDAVTKANADAVLVAGILHDGLTTVGALKAAMRDAGIAVRESIARTEAA